One region of Corvus moneduloides isolate bCorMon1 chromosome 15, bCorMon1.pri, whole genome shotgun sequence genomic DNA includes:
- the C15H5orf24 gene encoding UPF0461 protein C5orf24 homolog isoform X1: MMHPVASSNPAFCGTGKSSCLNEDNVRAADQFDLYATQQSKYSHAVSHKPIACQRQDALNESHLQTTSGRNIETKDELKKKKNLNRSGKRGRPSGTTKSAGYRTSTGRPLGTTKAAGFKTSPGRPLGTTKAAGYKVSPGRPPGSIKALSRLANLNYTCGSAAFPYPMVHNRGVHAAGETSSKIKQPNE, encoded by the coding sequence ATGATGCACCCTGTTGCCAGCAGTAATCCAGCTTTCTGTGGGACTGGCAAGAGCTCTTGCCTGAATGAAGACAATGTAAGAGCTGCAGATCAGTTTGACCTCTACGCCACACAGCAGAGCAAGTACAGCCATGCAGTCAGCCACAAACCCATTGCCTGCCAGAGACAAGACGCCTTGAACGAATCCCACTTGCAGACCACAAGTGGCAGGAATATAGAGACAAAAGAtgaactaaagaaaaagaaaaacctcaacCGCTCCGGGAAACGTGGAAGGCCGTCAGGGACCACGAAATCAGCAGGGTACCGAACGAGCACAGGTCGACCCCTGGGGACCACCAAAGCAGCTGGATTTAAGACAAGTCCAGGCAGACCCTTGGGTACAACTAAAGCAGCAGGATACAAAGTCAGCCCAGGCAGACCTCCAGGTAGCATTAAAGCTCTATCACGGCTTGCAAATCTAAATTATACTTGTGGCAGTGCAGCTTTTCCTTACCCTATGGTGCATAACAGAGGAGTACATGCTGCTGGTGAAACTAGCAGCAAAATCAAACAGCCTAATGAATGA
- the C15H5orf24 gene encoding UPF0461 protein C5orf24 homolog isoform X2 yields MMHPVASSNPAFCGTGKSSCLNEDNVRAADQFDLYATQQSKYSHAVSHKPIACQRQDALNESHLQTTSGRNIETKDELKKKKNLNRSGKRGRPSGTTKSAGYRTSTGRPLGTTKAAGFKTSPGRPLGTTKAAGYKVSPGRPPGKKQQAFRCSSDA; encoded by the coding sequence ATGATGCACCCTGTTGCCAGCAGTAATCCAGCTTTCTGTGGGACTGGCAAGAGCTCTTGCCTGAATGAAGACAATGTAAGAGCTGCAGATCAGTTTGACCTCTACGCCACACAGCAGAGCAAGTACAGCCATGCAGTCAGCCACAAACCCATTGCCTGCCAGAGACAAGACGCCTTGAACGAATCCCACTTGCAGACCACAAGTGGCAGGAATATAGAGACAAAAGAtgaactaaagaaaaagaaaaacctcaacCGCTCCGGGAAACGTGGAAGGCCGTCAGGGACCACGAAATCAGCAGGGTACCGAACGAGCACAGGTCGACCCCTGGGGACCACCAAAGCAGCTGGATTTAAGACAAGTCCAGGCAGACCCTTGGGTACAACTAAAGCAGCAGGATACAAAGTCAGCCCAGGCAGACCTCCAG